DNA sequence from the Carnobacterium funditum DSM 5970 genome:
TGATGTGTTTTTAGAAATTACAGGTAAAGAAATAAGAGAGGAGACTTCAGAATGAGAACCATTACAGCCCTTTGGTTGAGAAATATTCGAGGATTCGTTCGTGATCGAGTAAAATTAATAACTTCACTAGTTATTCCGTTTTTTTTCCTTTACATTTTTAAATCAGTTTTTAAAATGGATCAAGTAGAAGATCCAACAGCTTTTTTATTAGCAGGAATTGTTACAGCAACAGTTTTCCAAACATCGTTAAATATTGCGACATCTACAATTGATGATACGGTTTCCGGTTTTATGAAAGAAATATTAGTTAGTCCTACTAGTCGTTTTAAAGTAGCGTTAGGACAAATATTTTCAGCAGCTACTATTGCGACTACTCAAGGCATTCTTATTTTAATTATTGGCTTATTTACGGGATTGAGATTTGACCATTGGGCAACAATCATTTATGTTCTACTAGCGTTAATTTTGGTAGGTTTGGTTTTTTCAGGGTTAGGTTTGTTTTTAGCTTCAATGGTAAAAAGTTCTTCTACTTTCCAAGTCGTACAGCAAGCAGTTGTATTGCCTTTTACATTTTTATCAGGAGCCTATATTCCACTCGCTTTTTTGCCTGATGTTCTTAGATATGTTGCCTATTTTAATCCTATGACGTATACGACAGCTTTTTTTAGAACCATCATGTTAGAAAAAGGTAATTTAACCCAAGCAGGTTGGTTGGAGCTTGGTTTAGCATTTGATTTTAATGGTGTTATAGTGACACCTTGGATGAGTGGATTTATTATCGCTGCTTTTGGAACTTTATTCTTATTATTGGCTACAAATTCTTTTGTCCGTGCAGACTTTAATAAGATATCTCGCAATCCATTAGCTCGAAAATAATGAAGAGTTAGAACAACTTAAAAAGGAATCTTTAGCTAGATTAGCTAAAGATTCCTTTTTGTTTATCTGATTTAAAGGATTCTATTATCGTAGATTAAAAGCCAAAGAATAGTCAACAATACCTTACAAAAGCAAGGGGATTATAATACGGTACGTTAATAATGTTCATTAACTATTGAAAACGTGAAATAGAGATTCATGCAGGCATCAAGCTGACACAGTTTCATAAAAGGCAAGATTATCATAAATCCAGCCTAGCTGTTCTTGTATAGCTAAAGGATACAAGAACAACAAAAGGAAATTAGTACGAATTAGACGTATTTTAATAACTGTGTACACTTTTCTACACTTTAGTGAACTAGTCGTTATTATTAAATAACTAGAGTATAATGAGAAGAATACTCTAATTGGGTAAGGATATTTAATAAACGAATAGACAGATAGATAAAAAAGGAGAGATGTCAATGTTGTCAATTTATGAAGGCTTTTTTCTAAATCTTTGTGTGTTGATTGCTTCTCTATTCATTTACAAACAATTATTCAAAAAAATGACTAAAGAATACCAAACCAACTGTTCATCAATCATTACTGGGATACTAGGTGGTCTGTTAGGTGCTATTTTGATGCATTTTAGTATCGTAAGTGGGACAAATTCAATCATTGATCTTCGAATTATTCCATTGATGTTAGTTGTTCTTTACGCGAATGGGTTGTCAGTATCTATAACAGCTCTTCTGATTATCTTAACTAGGTTCATGGTAGGCATTAGCTTGCATTCATTCTTAAATATACTTTTTATCATTACATCATGGGCGCTTTTCTCTATTTGTTTTCAAAAAATTAAAAATCGTTGGGTCTCCATAGTGGTTATGTTGGCTTTGAGCAATGTAGTTTATACAATACTCATTATTTTGTTTCCAACTAATAAGTATCTTAACCTGCCTTTAATGATAAACTACTGGATTATTTGTATAGCGGGTGGGGTTGTTGCTGTTTACATCATGGATTATTTAACAGAAAGTGAGTTTCTATTTAAACAACATAAAAATTTTGCTTTTACAGATCCATTAACGGGTCTAAACAATGTTCGCAGTTTTGATCTAGCCTTTAATAAAGCAAAAAAAAGACAAATAGAAACTAATGAAACTATTTCTATTATACTCCTAGATATTGATCGCTTTAAACAAGTCAATGATACTTATGGACACACAGAAGGCGATGTTGTATTAAAAAAGTTAGCAGCTATTTTAAAAATGAATCAAGGTTCGTATGATGTTGTTTCTAGAAATGGAGGAGAAGAGTTTTCGATTTTGCTTCATGACTATAGCCTTAAAGAAGTACATGAGCGAGCGGAGTCATTAAGAAAAATAGTCGAAAATTCATTTTTTGTTATAAAAAATAAAACATTAGCAATCCATATAACGATTTCAGTAGGGATTACAACATACAGTGATACTACAAAAGAAATTGATCAACTGTATGATAATGCTGATCAGGCATTATATGCAGCGAAAAAAAGTGGCAGAAATAAGGTTTGTTTCTATACACAGGTTCCTTCAGTCTCACATTAAAAAATTCGAAGAACACTATATAATAAAATAGGGTTCTTTTTTTTGGGGAATAGTTCCATTTTTTTTAAACGATACCTACGAAAACGAAGTGAAGTTGCAGGTTTGTTTCTTTAGCTTTCTTTAACTTAATTTATATTAGTGGTTGCACATCGTATAGGGACTATATGAAATGAAATAAAAAAGTGGGGAAATAAATTTGTACTTATCGTTAGTAAAAATTGAACGATAGCTAATGCAATCTATTCAGTTAATGGTGATGATAAAAGGTACATAGCAGATAAAGGTTAGATCTGTCAGGATGTGTAGATTATTAAGTTTAATCAATGTAAACACAATTAATCTCCGTTTTTTGTCTGTTAGCAGATATAATG
Encoded proteins:
- a CDS encoding GGDEF domain-containing protein produces the protein MLSIYEGFFLNLCVLIASLFIYKQLFKKMTKEYQTNCSSIITGILGGLLGAILMHFSIVSGTNSIIDLRIIPLMLVVLYANGLSVSITALLIILTRFMVGISLHSFLNILFIITSWALFSICFQKIKNRWVSIVVMLALSNVVYTILIILFPTNKYLNLPLMINYWIICIAGGVVAVYIMDYLTESEFLFKQHKNFAFTDPLTGLNNVRSFDLAFNKAKKRQIETNETISIILLDIDRFKQVNDTYGHTEGDVVLKKLAAILKMNQGSYDVVSRNGGEEFSILLHDYSLKEVHERAESLRKIVENSFFVIKNKTLAIHITISVGITTYSDTTKEIDQLYDNADQALYAAKKSGRNKVCFYTQVPSVSH
- a CDS encoding ABC transporter permease, translating into MRTITALWLRNIRGFVRDRVKLITSLVIPFFFLYIFKSVFKMDQVEDPTAFLLAGIVTATVFQTSLNIATSTIDDTVSGFMKEILVSPTSRFKVALGQIFSAATIATTQGILILIIGLFTGLRFDHWATIIYVLLALILVGLVFSGLGLFLASMVKSSSTFQVVQQAVVLPFTFLSGAYIPLAFLPDVLRYVAYFNPMTYTTAFFRTIMLEKGNLTQAGWLELGLAFDFNGVIVTPWMSGFIIAAFGTLFLLLATNSFVRADFNKISRNPLARK